From the genome of Oryza glaberrima chromosome 1, OglaRS2, whole genome shotgun sequence:
CCGGCCGCcagtggcgccgacgtggcagtAGAGGAGCTTGGGCTCCGACATGGCCAGCACGAGCACGACGCACGACGCGGCGGTGGGGTCGTCGGAGAGATAGCACTTCCAGCTCGCCGGGAGCGGCTGCTCCATGCGCGGCAGCTCGACGGCCTCGCCGGTGGTTGGGTTCCACAGGCGAGTCCGCCGCGTGGTCCCGGCGGCTGCCGGCTCGCTGAGGAACACCCAGCCGTGCGGCGTCACGTGGTAGTCGTTGCTCGCCAGCTCCGGCACGACGACGCGCGTCGTCTCAAGGGCGATGgtgttgccggcgccgccggcggcggcggcgatgcggaccacggtgtggcggcggctggccgggtcgaGGCCGTGGTCGTAGACGAACACCGGCAGAGGGCcgaacggcgccggcgccggcgccggtggccgctcgccggcgtgcgcgGACGTGCTGCTTGTGTGCCCCATGATGATGGAGTCGATCGTGTCTGGTGCGTTTGTTGCCTCGAGAGTTGCGATATGGTGATGTTCCCGTGTGCCCGCGGCCGCGTCTGCACGTAAATAGGCGGCGCCTCTGTCCCGAATCCGATTGTGAATCTGCGTCGTGAGTCGTGACGGACTCGGAGATCAAATTGTGCGTGTTTCTTTCGAAAACGCTAAAAAAGTGGCGACAGTTTTTCCCTTTAAAATATGTCGGTTTGCTGTGTTGCAAGTGACGTCCTTGTGAGTTGGGTCGCCAGCCCAACCATAGGTCCATAGGCCCGTCAGATGGGCCGTCTATCATCTGAGTTATTTGTTTCGTTTTTTTCTCCTGGTCCCTGCATCgtccttgttttcttttccttttacaCTAAAATAAAACTTGCTAATATTCCGTACATGTCAATGCGTTTCTACATATTCTGAAGCAGATAAATCGTGATCTTTTTCGATGGATGGTGCTCTTGGCAATATTTACATTAATATTATAATGGTTAAAttagcatgcatatatatgagtATACTAGTATattgcccgtgcattgcaatggaattctaattttaaaaaatcacattatCACCAATCTATTTTTGCCATCACTTTCTACATATACGTAACAATTTTATCAATATGATACCAATAATATATAGGACTACTAATATTAAAACAACATGAGCACTTAGTGGAATAAGTACGATAGAACTGGTAAGATGCCTAAATTCATGACCGGCGCtgatatgttttcttcttttatcgTTGTTTAACTTTAAACCACCCAACTCTTCTTTAACACATCAATAGCCTTGAGCACATCCACTTCTACACGCCAAAGAACTCCCCTACCTATGCATGTAAGAAAGTTTAGAAtgatccaaaatataacaatggTAAAATTATCATTGCCAAAGTGAAATTATAAGATAAGGATAGTCCAAAAGGAAATTTTAGTAATAAAAAATGGTAACTGCTTTATTTTGACAGTCCTGCTTTAACATTTGGCTGGTATACTGTTACGTGACACGTTATTTGAGCTCATTTCATCGCTACCCTACTCAAAACAACACAGAAAGGAAGTGGACGACACTTAGCCTGAGTTCTTTGGgtcactttcccaactcaccaaTCTAACTATCTTGTTTTTTTGCGCAcgttttcaaactactaaaccatatcttttttttgcaaaaaaattatatacaaaagttgttttttttaaaaaatcatattaatatattttcagaGAAAATTAGGtaatacttgattaatcatTCGGTAATGAGTTACTAAAGAACATAGCCTTATATATGATTGGTCTTGAACTCTTGCTATACATGATTGGTCTGTTGCAAAATTCACAATATTGACACATATATACCTTCCATGAATTAATCTACAGGAGAAGCAGAGCTCAAACAAATTTTCCAGGCCTCGAAGACGATGTCTAGCCAAACGAGAGGGTCCAAATTAACAGCCGACCAAGAACCGGTCGACCAGTCGAGAGCTGCCGACCACAACTCCCCAAATAGTCCAATGCCCGTTTTTAACCGTCAAACTACCAGtgatacatacatacatacatatatatatatatatatatatatatatatatatatatatatatatatatatatatatatatatatatatatatatatatatatatattcccatGCGGGTCCCACTGTCAGTCTCAGGTAGAGGCCAGCCTATGGGGGGTCAATAAGAAAGAAAGTTTCTTGCAAGGCGTGTTACGTGCATGGTGGTCTGAGATGAGATCGGATGGTCAATTCCACACGTGACAGCTTCGATTCGTATCGGCTTTGCTCGATTCCTCCGTCCTCCCTGTCCATCCAAACCACACGCTACCCCGGCCGTGTCACCGTCACAGAAAATATCCTTACGTCACCACCCGCGAACGAGTAAAGATTTTTATGACTGCATGCACCCCGCTCCCTTGACCATGATAGTAGTGTACGTGGTTTCACCTTCTGTCATAAATAATCGATGTTTGAAACATAAAAACAATATCGATATTATTTtaagcatttttttatttttgttaatttgCACTCTTATTTTGAAACTGAGTTGGAGGAAGTAGTGCATTAGATTGATTATGAATTACTACTGACCATGAGTATATGGGGAATGTTGTGAAgttataataattatatttaaagataaatctaaatagaccaatttttaaaagttgattCGAAATGTTCAAATACTCTGTCTGTCccataataagtttatttttagcttattttatttgttccaaaataaatttatttttaaagtaatcATTACATCGGAATTTGTGAAAGCAGGAAATACTTGTATTAAGAATAAATAAAGCGAATAATAGTTgcattgggatttgataaagaATGAGgattatagtttttttattttatattagtatGTGTGTGatgattgaaaaataaacatatttcgaaacggaggaagtacatattagtaagtaaaattaaattttgttgaCTGCACATATTAGAAAATGCCACTTCCTTTTGATGAAAAGGAGTAAATGGTTTACTTGTGATAAATACTAATGCAGTGAAATTCATTAAGTCAAGGATAATACACTGTACTTcctccggttctataataattgacgctttagacaaggttgaggtcaagcttttataactttgaccattaataactttaaatattttaaagaaactagaacaacatagatttgtctttcaaagcactataataaaagtaaacatgcacttatttattgtgtatattataataaaaaaataaggttaaggatatattttgtaaacctttaaaacgtcaattaaaatgaaaccggaggtgACATTTATATTACAACCTGAAATCACTGGAGCCGGTCTGTCGGTCCGGTCAATACCAACAAGCGGTGCAACATGGGAGGGATTGACTACTTCAGATCGGATGCTTTTATTCAGTTTTGCCGCACGTTTTCATGCTTTTTAATTCGTTGGacgcttgttttttttaatcatttgttTTGTATGAATGGAATTATTCAGACATTCTCCGCCTAAATGAAACGAATATGCCTTTTGGTGTGTGGTTAGGTATTGCCGCCCATGTTAGTGGCTACTACTGTAGTCTTTTGTCACATCACTGGACAAGGCAAAACTCTCTACGGTCTTGGATGATGCTGCACTAAAAGTAGCTAGGTGATCATACCTAAAAAAAACGTACTCTGTCAGTGTGTTTAGCAGGCAAAAAATATGTTAAATATGTACATTCAATTTTATGttattggcaaaaaaaaaaaaacaacaaggtGCTCCGAAATCAACATGAACCACtttgaagaaaattttattaaaatgattttcctactgaaaaaacaaatttaaaaactcaCAGAATATGCTtagtatttatttaaattattaatCCGAATAATTGAAGTTACTAGAATCGGGTTGAACTAATTAATTCTAGCTTTCTAGACActcagggtgtgtttggataatgggaaatggagAGTGGGATTAGGATTGAGAAATGAATAAAGGGTTAGGACTAAatggaagagggagaatgaatggttaggatttaaagatatCTTTTGATGGTGAAAAATCATTTTCCAATCCCATTATACAAACAATGCCTCAAGAGACTATGCAGTATTAACAATGGTTTGACCCTCCTGAGAGGTTTGACCCCGCCGCCTCAGCTTTACGTTGCTCACGTACCGGCCAGAAATatcacagcacacacacacGGTTAACTTTTTTCCCGCGCGAAATCTCTCGAAGTCAAACATCCCAAGCAAAAATCCGATCGATTCGGCGAGCTAGCAGGTCAACTCGCCATGGCTGACctcccatgcatatatatacgcgTAGTACGTACACTTGCTTTCTCAACGCTCACGAATCAAATCGAGGGTGAAATTAAGTCAAGAACGGAGAGAGATCACGGTGAGGTTGATCTCAGCTCGCCGGAGGAGGCAATGAGCCGGgcggagtgcggcggcggcgaggaggaggagcggtgcAGGTACaggggcgtgcggcggcggcggtgggggaagTGGGTGTCGGAGATCCGGGTGCCCGGCACGCGGGAGCGGCTGTGGCTGGGGTCCTACGCCAcgccggaggccgccgccgtcgcgcacgACACGGCCGTCTACTTCCTCCGCGGaggcgcggccgacggcggtggcggcggcgcgacgctcaACTTcccggagcgcgcggcggccacgtacggcggcggcgccgccgtggcgcgcctGTCGCCGCGGTCCGTGCAGCGCGTGGCGTCCGacgccggcatggccgccgACGCGCAGCTCGTGGCGGCGCGggacgccgcgcccgcgcccgcgccggcgacggcgtacGCGCGCCCGGATCACTGcgccggcgcgacggcggcgcggcacgaCGAGCTGGCGCGCCGCGGGATGTACGGCGCTCACGCGCATGCCGCCGGCGCGAACGCCAGGAcgagc
Proteins encoded in this window:
- the LOC127760684 gene encoding ethylene-responsive transcription factor ERF015-like is translated as MADLPCIYIRVVRTLAFSTLTNQIEGEIKSRTERDHGEVDLSSPEEAMSRAECGGGEEEERCRYRGVRRRRWGKWVSEIRVPGTRERLWLGSYATPEAAAVAHDTAVYFLRGGAADGGGGGATLNFPERAAATYGGGAAVARLSPRSVQRVASDAGMAADAQLVAARDAAPAPAPATAYARPDHCAGATAARHDELARRGMYGAHAHAAGANARTSGERQLVCAEEISVDDMEILM